In Corynebacterium nuruki S6-4, the following proteins share a genomic window:
- the serS gene encoding serine--tRNA ligase, translating into MIDLKFLRENPETVRESQRTRGEDPELVDRLLEADQRRRDAISAATTARTEAKAFSKSMGRKMKDASPEERDELKAHGQELAAATKVEEQKEQQAEQDVHDLQFQISNIVTGAPAGGEDDFVVLEHVGTPTEFDFEPKDHLELGESLGLIDMERGAKVSGARFYFLTGDGALLQLAMLQLAARKAIEHGFQLMIPPVLVRPEIMAGTGFLGQHADEIYHLDTDDLFLVGTSEVALAGYHADEIIDLSDGPVKYAGWSSCFRREAGSYGKDTRGILRVHQFDKVEMFVYARPEEAEDIHQQLLAMEKDMLAAVEVPYRVIDVAGGDLGSSAARKFDTEAWVPTQNTYRELTSTSNCTTFQARRLKTRYRDDNGKAQTCATLNGTLATTRWLVAILENNQQADGSVVVPEALRPFVGKDVLTPKSAK; encoded by the coding sequence ATGATTGATCTGAAATTCCTCCGGGAGAATCCCGAGACCGTCCGCGAGTCCCAGCGCACCCGCGGCGAAGATCCGGAACTCGTCGACCGTCTCCTGGAGGCGGATCAGCGCCGCCGCGACGCAATCTCCGCCGCCACCACCGCCCGCACCGAGGCCAAAGCCTTCTCCAAGTCCATGGGCAGGAAGATGAAGGACGCCTCGCCCGAGGAGCGCGACGAGCTCAAGGCGCACGGCCAGGAACTGGCCGCCGCCACGAAGGTGGAGGAGCAGAAGGAGCAGCAGGCCGAGCAGGACGTCCACGACCTGCAGTTCCAGATCTCCAACATCGTCACCGGCGCACCCGCCGGCGGGGAGGACGATTTCGTCGTCCTCGAGCACGTCGGCACCCCCACCGAGTTCGACTTCGAGCCGAAGGACCACCTCGAGCTCGGCGAGTCCCTCGGCCTGATCGACATGGAGCGCGGCGCGAAGGTCTCCGGCGCCCGCTTCTACTTCCTCACCGGCGACGGCGCCCTGCTGCAGCTCGCCATGCTGCAGCTCGCCGCCCGCAAGGCCATCGAGCACGGCTTCCAGCTGATGATCCCGCCGGTGCTGGTGCGCCCCGAGATCATGGCCGGCACCGGCTTCCTCGGCCAGCACGCCGACGAGATCTACCACCTGGACACCGACGACCTCTTCCTCGTCGGCACCTCCGAGGTCGCCCTGGCCGGCTACCACGCCGACGAGATCATCGACCTCTCCGACGGCCCGGTGAAGTACGCCGGCTGGTCCTCCTGCTTCCGCCGCGAGGCCGGCTCCTACGGCAAGGACACCCGCGGCATCCTGCGCGTCCACCAGTTCGACAAGGTCGAGATGTTCGTCTATGCCAGGCCGGAGGAGGCCGAGGACATCCACCAGCAGCTGCTGGCCATGGAGAAGGACATGCTCGCCGCCGTCGAGGTGCCCTACCGCGTCATCGACGTCGCCGGCGGGGACCTCGGCTCCTCCGCCGCCCGCAAGTTCGACACCGAGGCCTGGGTTCCGACCCAGAACACCTACCGCGAGCTGACCTCCACCTCGAACTGCACCACTTTCCAGGCGCGGCGCCTCAAGACCCGCTACCGTGACGACAACGGCAAGGCACAGACCTGTGCCACGCTCAACGGCACGCTGGCCACCACCCGGTGGCTCGTCGCCATCCTCGAGAACAACCAGCAGGCCGACGGCTCCGTCGTCGTCCCCGAGGCACTGCGTCCCTTCGTCGGCAAGGACGTGCTGACCCCGAAGTCCGCGAAGTAG
- a CDS encoding phosphoenolpyruvate carboxykinase (GTP), producing the protein MTQALTSSNTSNTSTASGVVTDVTGIPDVHVRGFIRYWAGITRPDRIEIIDAADDGRLLAEALAAGELLPAGEGRYYARSHPADTARSEDRTVVATADPADAGRYNNWRPADEVKAELLPRLAGASRGKTMYVVPYLMAVPDGPLTRHAVGVELTDDRTVVLQMIRMARVSRDLLDNLGLSGDPSYFVRGVHVTGDLDSLGQGTDDDRRLFATLADERTIIHYGSAYGGNALLGKIAHALRLASYDGQRTGDFLAEQFMLLGIEDTATGKTWHVAGGFPSASGKTNLAMTLPPDALGDRYRVTFYGDDIAWMWPGADRRLYAMNPENGAFGVARDTNSRTNPAAMEAIRPGTGTIFTNVAYNEVTQDVWWEGLTPAPPADLTGWRDWTGALIADRPADAQDAPWAHPNSRFTTALSNVTTLAPDAGDPTGVPVDLVIFGGRTRDREPLARVVHGDAAGVYDGLTLGAEATFAAEGLDGQLRYDPMSMRPFLSYPEGRYAQHWLDILGRLTEPPTFAHVNWFQRDPEDGHYRWPGFRENLRVLLWLLAYRDGAVTGTPSPVGTLPTADELDLSGLGLPDADLAALLSVDTARWETEMRSRAELLAGFPGLPDRIRQAHRDMAAALAAQA; encoded by the coding sequence ATGACACAGGCACTCACCTCCTCCAACACCTCCAACACCTCCACCGCCTCCGGCGTCGTCACCGACGTCACCGGCATCCCGGACGTCCACGTCCGCGGTTTCATCCGGTACTGGGCGGGCATCACCCGCCCCGACCGCATCGAGATCATCGACGCCGCCGATGACGGGCGACTGCTCGCCGAGGCACTCGCCGCCGGCGAACTCCTCCCCGCCGGCGAGGGTCGCTACTACGCCCGGTCCCATCCCGCGGACACCGCACGCTCCGAGGACCGCACCGTCGTCGCCACCGCCGACCCGGCGGACGCCGGCCGCTACAACAACTGGCGCCCCGCCGACGAGGTGAAGGCCGAACTCCTCCCCCGGCTCGCCGGGGCGTCCCGCGGGAAGACGATGTATGTCGTCCCGTATCTCATGGCCGTCCCCGACGGTCCGCTGACCAGGCACGCCGTCGGCGTGGAGCTCACCGACGACCGCACGGTGGTCCTGCAGATGATCCGGATGGCACGGGTCAGCCGGGACCTCCTCGACAACCTCGGTCTGTCCGGGGATCCGTCCTACTTCGTCCGGGGCGTCCACGTCACCGGCGACCTCGACAGTCTCGGGCAGGGCACCGACGATGACCGGCGCCTGTTCGCCACCCTCGCCGATGAACGCACCATCATCCACTACGGCTCCGCCTACGGCGGCAACGCCCTGCTCGGCAAGATCGCCCACGCTCTGCGCCTGGCCTCCTACGACGGACAGCGCACCGGCGACTTCCTCGCCGAACAGTTCATGCTGCTGGGCATCGAGGACACCGCCACGGGGAAGACCTGGCATGTCGCCGGCGGCTTCCCCAGTGCGTCCGGAAAGACGAACCTGGCGATGACGCTCCCGCCGGACGCCCTCGGCGACCGCTACCGCGTCACCTTCTACGGCGACGACATCGCCTGGATGTGGCCCGGCGCCGACAGACGCCTCTACGCGATGAACCCGGAGAACGGGGCCTTCGGTGTCGCCCGGGACACCAACAGCCGCACCAATCCGGCCGCGATGGAGGCGATCCGCCCCGGCACGGGCACGATCTTCACCAACGTCGCCTACAACGAGGTCACGCAGGACGTCTGGTGGGAAGGCCTCACCCCCGCCCCGCCCGCCGACCTCACCGGCTGGCGGGACTGGACCGGCGCACTCATCGCCGACCGCCCCGCCGACGCGCAGGACGCCCCCTGGGCGCACCCCAACAGCCGCTTCACCACCGCCCTGTCCAATGTCACCACGCTCGCCCCCGATGCCGGGGACCCCACCGGGGTGCCCGTCGACCTGGTCATCTTCGGCGGCCGTACCCGGGACCGGGAGCCGCTGGCGCGGGTGGTCCACGGGGACGCCGCCGGCGTGTACGACGGACTCACCCTCGGTGCGGAGGCCACCTTCGCCGCCGAGGGTCTCGACGGTCAGCTGCGCTACGACCCGATGTCCATGCGCCCGTTCCTCTCCTATCCGGAGGGGCGGTACGCGCAGCACTGGCTCGACATCCTCGGACGCCTCACCGAACCCCCGACATTCGCGCACGTCAACTGGTTCCAGCGGGATCCGGAGGACGGGCACTACCGGTGGCCCGGGTTCCGGGAGAACCTGCGCGTCCTGCTGTGGCTGCTGGCCTACCGCGACGGGGCGGTGACCGGTACCCCGAGCCCGGTCGGCACCCTCCCCACCGCCGACGAGCTCGACCTCTCCGGTCTCGGCCTTCCGGACGCCGACCTGGCCGCGCTGCTCAGTGTGGACACGGCACGGTGGGAGACGGAGATGCGGTCGCGGGCGGAACTGCTCGCGGGGTTCCCGGGGCTGCCGGACCGGATACGGCAGGCGCACCGGGACATGGCGGCCGCCCTCGCGGCACAGGCCTGA
- a CDS encoding lysophospholipid acyltransferase family protein: MHIKLPRDHFWLPKGFTVTPALPDTPPHAESREPFYGRIIIPFAKLWMRRMQHLTVEIQHPERIPASGGAVIAVNHTGYWDFVFGGIPAAYQGGRLVRFMAKKEIWDAPVAGPVMTWMHHIPVDRADGMASVREAEDRARKGQLIGIFPEATISRSFEIKEFKDGAARIAHEAGVPLVPVVIWGSQRIWTKGRKPIWRPKKASLILSVGEPVEVTDDAKETTARLHDAMVAQLDEVRARYDELYGPFPAGEYWMPASLGGSAPSLEDATAKDRADAQQRREERAAREAEKAANPAAAPEKKKPLWKKLLKR, from the coding sequence ATGCACATCAAGCTGCCTCGCGACCACTTCTGGCTCCCGAAGGGATTCACCGTCACCCCGGCACTGCCGGACACCCCGCCGCACGCGGAATCCCGGGAACCGTTCTACGGACGGATCATCATCCCCTTCGCGAAGCTGTGGATGCGACGGATGCAGCACCTCACCGTGGAGATCCAGCACCCCGAGCGCATCCCGGCGTCCGGCGGGGCGGTCATCGCGGTGAACCACACCGGCTACTGGGACTTCGTCTTCGGCGGCATCCCCGCCGCCTACCAGGGCGGCCGCCTCGTCCGCTTCATGGCGAAGAAGGAGATCTGGGACGCCCCCGTCGCCGGCCCGGTCATGACCTGGATGCACCACATCCCCGTCGACCGTGCCGACGGCATGGCCTCGGTCCGTGAGGCGGAGGACCGGGCGCGCAAGGGCCAGCTGATCGGCATCTTCCCGGAGGCGACGATCTCCCGCTCCTTCGAGATCAAGGAGTTCAAGGACGGGGCCGCCCGCATCGCCCATGAGGCCGGCGTCCCGCTGGTCCCCGTGGTGATCTGGGGGTCGCAGCGGATCTGGACGAAGGGGCGCAAGCCGATCTGGCGGCCGAAGAAGGCCTCCCTCATCCTCTCCGTCGGGGAGCCGGTCGAGGTCACCGACGACGCGAAGGAGACGACCGCCCGCCTGCACGATGCGATGGTCGCCCAGCTCGACGAGGTCCGCGCCCGCTACGACGAGCTCTACGGCCCCTTCCCCGCCGGCGAGTACTGGATGCCCGCCTCGCTCGGCGGCTCCGCACCGTCGCTGGAGGACGCCACGGCCAAGGACCGCGCGGATGCGCAGCAGCGCCGTGAGGAGCGTGCCGCCCGTGAGGCGGAGAAGGCCGCGAACCCCGCGGCCGCCCCGGAGAAAAAGAAGCCGCTGTGGAAGAAACTGCTGAAGCGCTGA
- a CDS encoding HAD family hydrolase produces MEETAEALTTPVAGPAPTLVVSDLDGTLVSSADRVSDRTLEVIHRMRRAGVRFVPASGRPARWMLPVVEQLGFAPVCVCANGAVVYDAATDRITYAAELAPVVLKRVAGAIVEATNPVLARRDLGPVSFAVERAGASAFDRAEELFAVEPAFPHAWESDEHSVEPRDALLGTPAVKLLVRHEGVTSEELFDLVDPVVDPVDAHVTWSFTGGLLEINCPGVSKLSGLAHALGDASGSDAGAEAVPAVDPAQVVAFGDMPNDLAMLEWAGLGVAMGNAQDAVAEAADYRTASNDDDGVAEVLERWF; encoded by the coding sequence GTGGAAGAAACTGCTGAAGCGCTGACCACCCCCGTCGCCGGACCCGCCCCGACCCTCGTCGTCAGCGACCTCGACGGCACCCTGGTCAGCTCCGCCGACCGTGTGTCCGACCGCACCCTGGAGGTCATCCACCGGATGCGCCGGGCCGGGGTGCGGTTCGTCCCGGCGTCCGGACGCCCCGCACGCTGGATGCTGCCGGTCGTCGAACAACTCGGCTTCGCCCCGGTGTGCGTCTGCGCCAACGGCGCCGTGGTCTACGACGCCGCCACCGACCGCATCACCTACGCCGCCGAACTCGCACCGGTGGTGCTGAAGCGGGTCGCCGGCGCGATCGTCGAGGCGACGAACCCGGTGCTCGCCCGCCGCGACCTCGGCCCGGTCAGCTTCGCGGTGGAACGCGCCGGGGCCAGCGCCTTCGACCGCGCCGAGGAACTTTTCGCCGTCGAACCGGCGTTCCCGCACGCCTGGGAATCCGACGAGCACAGCGTGGAACCGCGGGACGCCCTGCTGGGCACCCCCGCGGTGAAGCTGCTGGTCCGGCACGAGGGAGTGACCTCGGAGGAACTGTTCGACCTGGTCGACCCGGTCGTCGACCCGGTGGATGCGCACGTGACCTGGTCCTTCACCGGCGGACTGCTGGAGATCAACTGCCCCGGGGTCTCGAAACTGTCGGGGCTCGCCCATGCCCTCGGCGACGCCTCAGGTTCGGATGCCGGTGCCGAGGCGGTGCCCGCCGTCGATCCGGCACAGGTCGTCGCCTTCGGTGACATGCCCAATGACCTGGCGATGCTGGAATGGGCCGGGCTGGGGGTCGCCATGGGCAACGCGCAGGACGCCGTCGCCGAGGCCGCGGACTACCGGACCGCCAGCAATGACGACGACGGGGTGGCCGAGGTCCTCGAGCGCTGGTTCTAG